A section of the Deinobacterium chartae genome encodes:
- a CDS encoding ABC transporter substrate-binding protein, producing MKKLVLVTLLLSGAASAQNLVPVKLQLKWFPQAQFAGFFVAQAKGYYKAEGLDVQLLPIGDQSPIQTVATGAADFGTTWITDLLTARQQGLPVVHIAQIFQQSGYTLVALKSSNIKAPKDLKGKRVGVWPSGNEYPAVALLKKYGMTTSLDASVARPDVQAVTYPFDPAIVFPDKVDVVSAMTYNEVDQIVGLGYGLDKINIIKVSDYGVNLLEDLMFTSARVLNEKNFRGSGLSGREVAARLVRASLRGWDYAVKNQKEAVNIVLPLCGNTCKGSGTRADARAHQTWQMREVAKLYQAGATLKGRAGYLEPAAYQGSVKLLRDLGILKQAPAAGAVDYRVWEAATGKKAH from the coding sequence ATGAAAAAGCTGGTCCTTGTCACGCTGCTTCTTTCCGGCGCTGCCAGCGCCCAGAACCTCGTTCCGGTCAAGCTGCAGCTCAAGTGGTTCCCGCAGGCCCAGTTCGCCGGGTTCTTCGTGGCGCAGGCCAAGGGGTACTACAAGGCCGAGGGGCTGGATGTGCAACTGCTGCCAATCGGTGACCAGAGCCCGATCCAGACCGTGGCGACCGGCGCAGCCGACTTCGGGACCACCTGGATCACCGACTTGCTGACCGCGCGCCAGCAGGGCCTGCCGGTGGTGCACATCGCCCAGATCTTTCAGCAGAGCGGTTATACCCTGGTCGCCCTCAAGAGCAGCAACATCAAAGCGCCCAAGGACCTCAAGGGCAAACGGGTGGGGGTATGGCCCTCGGGCAACGAGTACCCGGCGGTGGCGCTGCTGAAAAAGTACGGCATGACCACCAGCCTGGACGCGAGTGTCGCCCGCCCGGACGTGCAGGCGGTCACCTATCCTTTTGACCCGGCCATCGTGTTTCCGGACAAGGTGGACGTGGTGAGTGCCATGACCTACAACGAGGTCGACCAGATCGTGGGCCTGGGATACGGCCTGGACAAGATCAACATCATCAAGGTCAGCGATTACGGCGTGAACCTGCTCGAGGACCTGATGTTCACGAGCGCGCGGGTGCTGAACGAAAAGAATTTCCGGGGCAGCGGCCTCAGCGGACGCGAGGTTGCCGCGCGGCTGGTGCGCGCCTCGCTCAGGGGCTGGGATTACGCGGTCAAGAACCAGAAAGAGGCGGTGAACATCGTGCTGCCGCTGTGCGGCAACACCTGCAAGGGCAGCGGAACGCGCGCCGACGCGCGCGCGCATCAGACCTGGCAGATGCGCGAGGTCGCCAAGCTGTACCAGGCCGGAGCGACCCTCAAGGGCCGTGCGGGCTACCTCGAGCCGGCGGCGTACCAGGGTTCGGTCAAGCTGCTGCGCGACCTGGGCATCTTAAAGCAGGCCCCGGCGGCCGGTGCGGTGGACTACCGCGTCT